One Pyrus communis chromosome 13, drPyrComm1.1, whole genome shotgun sequence genomic window carries:
- the LOC137712909 gene encoding uncharacterized protein — translation MENPHRVSDHLEPWRHLHGKVVMVTGASSGLGCDLCLDLAKAGCRIVAAARRMDRLQSVCDQINQLSITALSSSSSVADNGPGGGPRAVAVELDVSADGPAIEKSVNKAWDAFGRIDALVNNAGIRGNVSSALELSEEEWNRVFRTNLTGSWLVSKFVAMRMRDADQGGSIVNISSIAGLNRGYLPGATAYNCSKAGVNTLTKTMAMELGVHKIRVNAISPGLFRSEITEGLMQKDWLHNVAMKTVPLRTFVASDPALTSLVRYLVHDSSEYVSGNIYIVDAGATLPGVPIFSSL, via the exons ATGGAGAATCCTCATCGAGTCTCGGACCACCTGGAGCCCTGGCGCCATCTCCACGGCAAAGTCGTCATGGTCACCGGCGCTTCCTCTGGCCTCGGCTGCGACTTGTGCTTAGACTTGGCTAAAGCTGGCTGCAGAATCGTAGCCGCCGCTCGCCGCATGGACCGCCTTCAGTCCGTGTGCGATCAAATTAACCAGCTCTCCATCACCGCTctttcttcatcatcttctgTTGCTGATAATGGGCCTGGAGGAGGCCCGAGGGCCGTGGCTGTGGAGCTGGATGTCAGCGCCGATGGCCCAGCTATCGAGAAGTCTGTGAACAAGGCTTGGGACGCGTTTGGGCGCATCGATGCCCTTGTTAACAATGCCGGTATTAGAG GAAATGTGAGTTCTGCATTGGAACTGTCTGAGGAGGAATGGAATCGTGTTTTCAGGACAAATTTAACGGGTTCCTGGTTGGTATCAAAGTTTGTTGCTATGCGCATGCGAGATGCTGATCAGGGAGGGTCAATTGTCAATATATCCTCCATTGCTGGTCTTAATCGTGGATATCTGCCTGGAGCTACAGCATACAATTGTTCAAAGGCTGGTGTAAACACCTTAACAAAG ACTATGGCTATGGAGTTGGGGGTACACAAAATCAGAGTGAATGCAATATCACCTGGACTTTTCAGATCGGAAATTACAGAGGGTCTTATGCAAAAAGACTGGCTGCACAATGTGGCTATGAAAACTGTCCCTTTAAGAACATTTGTCGCTTCAGATCCAGCATTGACATCGCTAGTTCGATATTTGGTACATGACTCTTCTGAGTATGTCTCTGGCAACATTTATATTGTTGATGCAGGAGCCACCTTGCCGGGTGTTCCTATTTTCTCTTCCCTCTGA